DNA from Petropleomorpha daqingensis:
TCCCCGGGTCCACGGTCGTTGGCAGGGTCGACGTCACTTCTCCTCCTGAGGGTGGGTGCCGATGGTCGAGAGGCCCGACCACGCGAGTTCGGTCAGATGAGCAGCGAGTTCGCTGCGGAGCATGGGGCGTTCGGCGCGCAGCCACCAGTCGGCGGCCGAGCGGACCAGCCCGACGACGCCGTGGCCCCACGGCGCCGCGGCGGCCACGTCGCGGCCGGACTGCTGCAGCGCGACCGAGACGGCGGCCGCGGCCTGCTCGCCGACGAGGTCGGCCAGGCTGGTGAGCGGGTCCGGCCGGTCCGGTTGCGGCGGGTGGACGACGAACCGGTAGAGCTCGGGGTCGGCCTCGACGAACGCCAGGTAGGTCTCGATCGCCGCGGCGACCATGTGGCGCGGCTGCGCGTTGCTCTCGATCGCCTCGCGCAGCTTGGGCAGCAGCTGCGAGGCCACCCGGTTGCAGACGGCGACGTGCAGCTCGGCGCGGTCGGCGAAGTGCCGGTAGACGACGGTCTTGCTGGTGCCGGCCTCGGCGGCGATCTCCTCCATGCCGACGCCGGCGCCGTGCTTGCCGACCGCGGCGAGCGTCGCGTCGACCAGCTCCTGGCGCCGCTGCGCGCGGTGCGCGTCCCACCTCGAGTCGCGGCGATCGCGGGGCTCTCCCGCGGGCTTCGACTCGCGGCCCTCGCCACCGTGAGCGATCTTGTCCTGCGACGCAGGTCTCACCGTCCCAACTTTCATGTGTCGGACAGTACCTGATACTGTCGGTACCGAGCAATTCCACCGACCCCGGAGGACCCGATGGCTGCCCAGCCCCGCAAAGCCGCCAGTCGCGCCGCCACTGGCGCCGCCACTCGCAAGGCCGCGATCGTCGGCGGGAACCGCATCCCGTTCGCGCGGTCGAACTCGACGTACGCGCAGGCCTCCAACCAGGACATGCTCACCACCACGCTCGACGGGCTCGTCGCCCGCTTCGGGCTGCAGGGCCAGCAGGTCGGGGAGGTCGTGGCGGGCGCCGTCCTCAAGCACTCGCGCGACTTCAACCTGACCCGCGAGGCCGTCCTCGGCTCCAAGCTGTCGGCGACGACGCCGGCCTACGACGTGCAGCAGGCGTGCGGCACCGGTCTGGAGGCGGCGGTTCTCGTCGCCAACAAGATCGCCCTCGGGCAGATCGAGTCGGGCATCGCCGGCGGCGTCGACACCACCTCCGACGCCCCGCTCGCGGTCAACGACGACCTGCGGCGGGTGCTCATCAAGGTCAACAGCGCCAAGACGGTGCAGGACCGGCTCAAGGCCCTGGCCGGCATCCGGCCGGGGATGATCTCGCCGGAGATCCCGCGCAACGCCGAGCCGCGCACCGGCCTGGCGATGGGCGAGCACGCGCAGCTGACCG
Protein-coding regions in this window:
- a CDS encoding TetR family transcriptional regulator, producing the protein MRPASQDKIAHGGEGRESKPAGEPRDRRDSRWDAHRAQRRQELVDATLAAVGKHGAGVGMEEIAAEAGTSKTVVYRHFADRAELHVAVCNRVASQLLPKLREAIESNAQPRHMVAAAIETYLAFVEADPELYRFVVHPPQPDRPDPLTSLADLVGEQAAAAVSVALQQSGRDVAAAAPWGHGVVGLVRSAADWWLRAERPMLRSELAAHLTELAWSGLSTIGTHPQEEK